ATAACAGTAATTGCAATTTGTGAAAGTTAATTTTTGTAGTTGTATGAACAATTTTTAAATAAGATTATTAGGTAAGGCATAAATAGCCCTGTTAAGTGATAAACGATATAAAAGTGCTATATAGGAGGCGATATCATGATTACTATTGACTCGAAGATTAACAAACAAATCGCTAAAAACCTTTCACTTGAAGGTATGTATGTTACACGGGAGCAACAAATACAAATTCTTCATGCAATTTATAATGAGAAAGAAATTACAAATGAACTTATTCGTAAAGTCGCTTTTAAATAATGGAATATAGAGCAACTTTTCAAGAGGCATTAAATTATCTTGAAAAGTTACTCATTAAATAATAATTGCTCAAATAAAATAACATATAAATGCTCTTACCTAAAAAAATTCGTAACTAAAATATTTCAAAGTAATTAAAAAGTGTGATTACCCAAAAATTCATTTTTTATTCAGATAGCCTTAATATTGCTCCTAAATGTTGCTGTGCAGTAGTAAATAATACGAATGTAATTAATTCAATGATTTCTTCATCTGTCATCGTTTCTTTTAATAAACTTATACTTGATTCGGGTATGTTTTGTTTAGATTTTAAATAAACTTCAACAAAGCCAATACAAAGTAGAGATTTTTCGTTTAGAAATTTATTTGTAGGACTACCTTTTGCTTTGCAATATTGACATCCGTTTTGCTGGGCCAGTAACCTTCTTAATTCCTCTTTTAATTCTTTACTTATTGCCCCATCGCTACTTAAAAAATCAGATAAATTATTCCAGTATTTTAATAAGTTTTTATTATGCCCTAATAGTTTTTCAAATGGTGTGTTTCCAATATTACTGTATTCTAATAATGTCATATCCTCATCTCCTATCTTAATGATATACATGATAAAATTGTATGGAAATAAGATTTTGAAAGTTTATATCATTAAATGCTTTGAAAAGAGAGGATTTTCTATGAATGACTTAATAAATGAAAAAATAATCAACGTTTTGTTAAATAATAGTAGAATTACTATTAATGAATTAAGTAAACAAGTGAACTTATCTGCTCCAGCTGTAAGAGAAAGGGTAAATAAACTTGAAGATCAAGGTATTATAAAAGGTTATACAATTAACATAGATTATAAGGAATTAGGTTACGATGTAGAAATATTAATTGAGTTAACTATAAAGAATAATAGATACAAAGATTTTAAAGAATTTATTTCAAAACAAGATAATGTTGAGTTTTGTTATCGTGTATCAGGAGAGGCATGTTTTGTATTTAAGGTTCGGTTGGAAAATATGGATGAAGTAGAAACATTTGTTGATACCATACAGCCATATGGGCAGACAAAATGTCAGTTTATCTTTTCATCAGTTGTCTAAACTACATGGAAAAAGTTTAATAAGCATAGGAAAGATTATTAACAGAGAGAAGTGACTTAGTTTGGAATATAAATCTTACAACAAAATGAGTAATAATATTTTATCTATCTTGTTGAGTGAAAAAAATTTCGATAATAAAATGGTAGTCTCAACAGGTAGTTACATTTTGTCTGAGTTGCCATGTATTGTTGCCTATAAAAATAATGATATCGTGGGGCTACTAACGTATAAAGTTTATGATGAGTACATTGAAATCATTTCTTTAGATAGTTTTGTAGAGAACAAGGGTATTGGTAGTCATTTACTTGATTATGCTGAAATAATTGCCTCAGATATGAGTAAAAGAAGTATCAGTGTTATTACTACAAATGAAAATATTAAGGCACTCTATTTCTATCAAAAAAATAAATATAGAATCACAGACGTTATTTTTGATGCTGTAACAGAAGCAAGGAAAATAAAGCCGTCGATTCCTGCAATTGGTAAAAATGGCATTGAAATTAGAGATGAAATTGTATTGAAAAAATGTTTATAACGTATAAATATACGTTGTTTTAAATCACCCTAGTTCATACCAAAAAATCTTTAACACAAACAAAAAAGGAGGAACTTAAATTCCTCCTCAACCTTTATTACACCTATAATTCTATTTTAATGTCTTCGTCCATTTGGGCTTCAAATTCATCTAGTAGTGCTCTTGCTTCTGCAATTGATTGTGTGTTCATCAATTGATGGCGAAGTTCGCTAGCGCCTCTTATGCCACGCACATAGATTTTAAAGAATCTACGCAAACTCTTGAATTGTCGTATTTCATCTTTTTCATATTTGTTAAACAATGATAAATGCAATCTCAATAGATCTAATAGTTCCTTGCTTGTGTGTTCGCGTGGTTCTTTTTCAAAAGCGAATGGATTATGGAAAATGCCTCTACCGATCATGACTCCATCGATGCCATATTTTTCTGCAAGCTCAAGTCCTGTTTTTCTATCGGGAATATCACCGTTAATTGTTAACAATGTATTTGGTGCGATTTCGTCACGTAAATTTTTAATAGCTTCGATTAGTTCCCAATGTGCATCTACTTTACTCATTTCTTTACGTGTACGAAGATGAATAGATAAATTGGCAATGTCTTGTTCTAACACGTGCTTCAACCAATCTTTCCATTCATCGATTTCATAGTAGCCAAGGCGTGTTTTAACACTTACCGGAAGCCCGCCTGCTTTAGTTGCTTGAATAATTTCGGCAGCGACGTCAGGTCTTAAGATTAAGCCGGAACCCTTACCCTTTTTAGCAACATTTGCTACAGGACATCCCATATTTAAGTCAATGCCTTTAAAGCCCATTTTAGCTAATTGAATACTCGTTTCACGGAACTGTTCTGGCTTATCTCCCCATATATGAGCGACCATCGGCTGTTCATCTTCACTAAAAGTTAAGCGTCCGCGCACACTATGTATGCCTTCAGGGTGGCAAAAGCTTTCAGTATTTGTAAATTCAGTGAAAAACACATCCGGTCTAGCTGCTTCACTTACAACGTGTCGAAAGACGATATCTGTAACGTCTTCCATTGGCGCCAAAATAAAAAATGGACGTGGTAATTCACTCCAAAAATTTTCTTTCATAATATATTTATACCCTCTTTATAATTAGTATCTCGATTTTTTATGCATGATGATATTACCACAAAAGACGAACTTATACAAAAGGAATTTCAATAGATGCAACCCTTTTAAAGGGAAGTCTAAGAGTAGTCTAAAATAAATGTTGTGGTAAGTTGATCAATATACAAATCAACGATTTTCGCGTTAAATTGTTCATTATTAATGATACACTACTTATGAATATGATTCAGAATTTTCTTTAGCTACTTTTACAGTAAAGCAATTTTTTAGTTATCTTATAACAAAGACAAATTTATAAAGGTGATATTATGGAAGATTTAAAGCATTCTTTAAAAAGTTTAGGTTGGTGGGATTTATTTTTTGCGATACCTATGTTTCTGCTATTCGCATACCTTCCAAACAATAATTTTATAACTATATTTCTTAACATTGTTATTATTATTTTCTTTTCCATAGGTTTGATTTTAACTACGCATATAATTATAGATAAAATTAAGAGCAACTCGAAATGATTCATTAATACGAATGTGATTAAACATAAAACTGAAGGAGCGATTACAATGGCTACTGAAAAAGATGTACATG
This is a stretch of genomic DNA from Staphylococcus roterodami. It encodes these proteins:
- a CDS encoding carboxymuconolactone decarboxylase family protein is translated as MTLLEYSNIGNTPFEKLLGHNKNLLKYWNNLSDFLSSDGAISKELKEELRRLLAQQNGCQYCKAKGSPTNKFLNEKSLLCIGFVEVYLKSKQNIPESSISLLKETMTDEEIIELITFVLFTTAQQHLGAILRLSE
- a CDS encoding Lrp/AsnC family transcriptional regulator — translated: MNDLINEKIINVLLNNSRITINELSKQVNLSAPAVRERVNKLEDQGIIKGYTINIDYKELGYDVEILIELTIKNNRYKDFKEFISKQDNVEFCYRVSGEACFVFKVRLENMDEVETFVDTIQPYGQTKCQFIFSSVV
- a CDS encoding GNAT family N-acetyltransferase, yielding MEYKSYNKMSNNILSILLSEKNFDNKMVVSTGSYILSELPCIVAYKNNDIVGLLTYKVYDEYIEIISLDSFVENKGIGSHLLDYAEIIASDMSKRSISVITTNENIKALYFYQKNKYRITDVIFDAVTEARKIKPSIPAIGKNGIEIRDEIVLKKCL
- a CDS encoding tRNA-dihydrouridine synthase — encoded protein: MKENFWSELPRPFFILAPMEDVTDIVFRHVVSEAARPDVFFTEFTNTESFCHPEGIHSVRGRLTFSEDEQPMVAHIWGDKPEQFRETSIQLAKMGFKGIDLNMGCPVANVAKKGKGSGLILRPDVAAEIIQATKAGGLPVSVKTRLGYYEIDEWKDWLKHVLEQDIANLSIHLRTRKEMSKVDAHWELIEAIKNLRDEIAPNTLLTINGDIPDRKTGLELAEKYGIDGVMIGRGIFHNPFAFEKEPREHTSKELLDLLRLHLSLFNKYEKDEIRQFKSLRRFFKIYVRGIRGASELRHQLMNTQSIAEARALLDEFEAQMDEDIKIEL
- a CDS encoding DUF6007 family protein; the protein is MEDLKHSLKSLGWWDLFFAIPMFLLFAYLPNNNFITIFLNIVIIIFFSIGLILTTHIIIDKIKSNSK